Genomic DNA from Desulfuromonas sp. TF:
TGGTCGGTGCTCTGCCGGTGATGCTATCCGTTGGGCATAACAAGGAAATCATATGACTGAGCTCTCCACAACAATGGCAAAACTTTCAGGCATCCAAAAAGCTGTAGAATCTGTCATGAATGAAAATGTTAGTCGCGCCAGGGGAAGAGGTGAAGTTCTAACTCGAGCAAATTTTCAACCAGACCTGGTAGAACACTACTTCACACAAGCAGCAGCGCTAGTTGATAAATTAAAAAAACTATTGCCAGGTTTATATGGGGATTTTCAAACCATAAACACAGAGCCTGAGACTGAAATGGCCCCTAGCGGTCCAGAACAAAAAGTTGTATGGCATTATTCTCGCCGTCAGACTGAAAAATTAGTTCGAGATATTGAGCAAATATTTGAGTTACGCGCTAATAGTGAATTGGAACAACCAAAGATAGAATCACAGCGAAGAGTTTTTATTTCACATGGCCAGTCAGATGAATGGCGAAAGGTTCAGCCTTTTATTGAAAAAGACGTGAAACTACAAACCATTGAGCTGGCGCAAGAACCAAACGCTGGACGTACTATTATTGAAAAACTTATCGATAACTCAATCCGTTGCGATAGTGCCGTTATTGTAATGACGGGAGATGACTTTACCAAAGAAGAAGAGGCTCGAGTCAGAGAAAACGTCATGCATGAAATTGGCTTTTTTCAAGGCTCTTACGGCAGGAAGAAAGTTATATTACTCCATGAAGAAGGAGTGAATATACCTTCCAATTTATCTGGGGTAGCATATATCCCATTTCCAAAAGACAATATAGAAGCTGGGTTTCATGTTCTACAACGAGAGCTAAAGGCTATTTACAATTTATGAAGCCCAATACATCGCCCAACCCATATTTCAAGCGGACAGGTCAACAGCGGTGCTTCCCGAGCAATTCTCTGATACTCAAAGGTCTCTGCGCTGCCGCTTAAATAAATCCGTTAAATGTGAAAAAAATGAATGAAAATGAATGAAAGTCTATACCAAGCCTTCGTTCTAATTGTCGTCATCCCAACGGTGCTGTCCTTGATCGTTGGATTGGCGAATTATGTATCAATGAAAATCATGTTTTTCAAAGACAAACAAATTAAGGGGTGGGACAAGTGGCCCGCCCTCCTGATGGGAATGGAGGTTGAATATGCCAGGGATATTGTTGGCGCCA
This window encodes:
- a CDS encoding TIR domain-containing protein, whose protein sequence is MTELSTTMAKLSGIQKAVESVMNENVSRARGRGEVLTRANFQPDLVEHYFTQAAALVDKLKKLLPGLYGDFQTINTEPETEMAPSGPEQKVVWHYSRRQTEKLVRDIEQIFELRANSELEQPKIESQRRVFISHGQSDEWRKVQPFIEKDVKLQTIELAQEPNAGRTIIEKLIDNSIRCDSAVIVMTGDDFTKEEEARVRENVMHEIGFFQGSYGRKKVILLHEEGVNIPSNLSGVAYIPFPKDNIEAGFHVLQRELKAIYNL